The Hippoglossus hippoglossus isolate fHipHip1 chromosome 21, fHipHip1.pri, whole genome shotgun sequence genome contains a region encoding:
- the LOC117754427 gene encoding SH3 domain-binding protein 4 isoform X3, with translation MAAHRIRATAINNTSLPRCKSEGTLVDLSDGVSEATLTDVKVPSPSALRLDATASFGAAREVVAIKDYCPSSFTTLKFSKGDRLYVLDSSGAEWWYAHNNTEMGYIPAAYVEPINYRDSSFSDSGMIDTVGDFNEEAAKELDLLGEWSGVILKPTTFQNGNPFAATHTSTNPFLNGGPQTSLDQNSNEKSVDLLLFDSLAPSVPNSTSSTADIIGFGSGVFNSNPLSPTGGSGQTLRRDNPFFRSKRSYSLSELSILQAQSDSPPVSGGFFGGLKAPAPEQFQSREDFRTAWLSHRKLARSCHDLDSLGQSPGWGQTQPVETNIVCRLDSSGGAVQLPDTNISIHIPEGHVAPGDTQQISIKALLDPPLELNNDRCTTVSPVVEIKLSNMETKTTVTLEMKVSVVVKMESRETTEVLCVRSDCKEGPYSAIPQAYMYGDTVQVCLDNLEPSMYVCVVAQSQSLSPDSTVWEHVVKKITLGVYGPKHIHPSFKTVVAMFGHDCAPKSLLVSDAGKPAQSAPPVALQLWGKHQFVLSRPQDLRVGVYSNMANYEVKASDQARVVRGFQVKLGKVSRLVYIIASRNSEDISDFTLRIQVKDDQDCILGQFCVQTPTPPPKAGPKTSVQRRFLKKKEVGKIVLSPLAVATKYPVFQDRRINNLKFGKLIKTVIRQTKNQYLLEYKKGDFVALLSEEKIKLKGQLWTKEWYIGYYQGRTGFVHAKNVLVVGKVKPIYFSGPDLTTAILLEQTLKPCKFLTYIYASVRTILMENIGNWRAFADALGYVNLPLTHFCRAELDSEPERVASVLEKLKEDCNNTECKERKSFQKELLTVSLGRAVLPLLQWPRVSLCFLLVGDSPLLSAHSCSGLWSLG, from the exons ATGGCCGCCCATCGAATCAGAGCCACCGCCATCAACAACACTTCCCTCCCACGCTGCAAGTCCGAGGGGACGCTCGTCGACCTCAGCGATGGCGTCTCGGAAGCTACGCTCACCGACGTCAAAG TGCCTTCTCCCAGTGCCTTACGACTGGACGCGACTGCCTCCTTCGGGGCCGCCAGGGAAGTTGTTGCCATAAAGGACTACTGCCCATCCAGCTTCACCACCCTGAAGTTCTCTAAAGGCGACCGCCTCTACGTCCTGGACTCGTCGGGAGCAGAGTGGTGGTACGCCCACAACAACACGGAGATGGGCTACATCCCTGCTGCTTACGTGGAACCCATCAACTACAGAGACTCGTCCTTCAGCGACAGTGGGATGATTGACACTGTGGGAGATTTTAACGAGGAGGCGGCCAAAGAACTGGACCTGCTGGGAGAGTGGTCGGGGGTGATCCTGAAACCAACCACCTTCCAAAATGGAAATCCTTTTGCAGCAACTCATACCTCTACGAACCCTTTCCTGAACGGAGGTCCTCAGACCTCACTGGATCAGAACAGTAATGAGAAATCAGTGGACCTTCTTCTGTTTGACTCGCTCGCTCCATCAGTGCCCAACTCCACCAGCAGCACTGCCGACATCATTGGTTTTGGCAGTGGCGTATTTAACTCCAACCCACTCAGTCCCACTGGGGGCTCGGGGCAAACGTTGCGCAGGGACAACCCGTTCTTTCGAAGCAAGCGGTCCTACAGTCTGTCTGAGCTGTCCATCCTGCAGGCTCAGTCCGACTCCCCTCCGGTCTCTGGGGGTTTCTTCGGAGGCCTGAAAGCACCAGCGCCGGAGCAGTTCCAGAGCCGGGAGGATTTCAGGACAGCGTGGCTCAGCCACCGCAAGCTGGCCAGGTCCTGCCATGACTTGGACTCACTGGGTCAGAGCCCAGGCTGGGGCCAAACGCAACCGGTGGAAACCAACATCGTCTGTCGCCTGGACAGCTCAGGAGGCGCCGTCCAGCTTCCAGACACCAACATCAGCATCCACATCCCCGAGGGCCACGTGGCCCCTGGGGACACTCAGCAGATCTCAATCAAAGCTCTGCTCGACCCGCCGCTGGAGCTGAACAATGACCGCTGCACCACCGTCAGCCCTGTGGTGGAGATCAAACTCAGCAACATGGAGACCAAAACCACCGTCACCCTGGAGATGAAAGTTTCCGTCGTGGTGAAGATGGAGAGCAGGGAGACGACAGAAGTCTTGTGTGTCAGGAGCGATTGTAAAGAGGGACCTTACTCTGCCATCCCTCAGGCCTACATGTACGGGGACACAGTTCAGGTGTGTCTCGATAACCTGGAGCCGAGCATGTACGTGTGCGTTGTGGCTCAGTCCCAGTCTTTATCTCCTGACTCCACGGTTTGGGAGCATGTGGTTAAGAAGATCACCTTAGGAGTGTACGGCCCCAAACATATTCACCCGTCCTTCAAAACAGTCGTAGCTATGTTTGGCCATGATTGTGCCCCAAAGTCTCTGTTGGTGAGTGACGCCGGCAAGCCGGCGCAGTCTGCTCCGCCCGTAGCGCTGCAGCTCTGGGGTAAACACCAGTTTGTCTTGTCCAGACCGCAGGACCTCCGCGTTGGCGTTTACTCCAACATGGCCAACTACGAGGTAAAGGCCAGTGATCAGGCCAGAGTGGTCCGGGGCTTCCAGGTCAAACTGGGCAAAGTCAGCAGGCTCGTCTATATCATCGCTTCACGCAACAGTGAAGACATCTCTGATTTTACCTTAAGAATCCAGGTCAAAGACGACCAAGATTGTATCCTGGGTCAGTTTTGTGTCCAGACACCGACTCCGCCACCCAAAGCAGGTCCAAAGACATCAGTGCAGCGGCGCTTCCTGAAGAAGAAGGAAGTCGGCAAGATAGTTTTGTCTCCTCTTGCTGTTGCCACCAAATACCCGGTTTTCCAGGACAGGAGAATAAACAACCTGAAGTTTGGAAAATTAATCAAAACTGTGATCCGACAAACAAAGAACCAGTACCTGCTGGAGTACAAGAAAGGAGACTTTGTGGCTCTGTTGAGTGAAGAGAAGATCAAGCTGAAGGGTCAGCTGTGGACAAAAGAATGGTACATTGGATATTATCAGGGCCGAACAGGATTCGTCCACGCAAAGAACGTGTTAGTGGTTGGCAAAGTGAAACCCATTTACTTCAGTGGGCCAGATCTCACCACCGCAATACTCCTGGAGCAAACACTGAAGCCCTGCAAGTTCCTCACGTACATCTACGCCTCTGTGAGAACGATACTCATGGAGAATATCGGCAACTGGCGAGCGTTCGCGGACGCCCTTGGATATGTCAACCTGCCGCTGACACACTTCTGCCGTGCGGAGCTGGACAGCGAACCTGAGCGAGTGGCATCGGTGCTGGAGAAGCTGAAGGAGGACTGCAACAACACAGAGTGCAAAGAGAGGAAGTCCTTCCAGAAAGAACTCCTGACGGTAAGTCTCGGCCGTGCCGTCCTTCCCCTGCTGCA ATGGCCAcgtgtttccttgtgtttcctCCTGGTAGGAGATTCTCCCTTGTTATCTGCTCACAGCTGCTCTGGGCTTTGGTCTTTAGGCTGA